One part of the Sarcophilus harrisii chromosome 5, mSarHar1.11, whole genome shotgun sequence genome encodes these proteins:
- the ANKRD52 gene encoding serine/threonine-protein phosphatase 6 regulatory ankyrin repeat subunit C codes for MGILSITDQPPLVQAIFSRDVEEVRSLLSQKENINVLDQERRTPLHAAAYVGDVPILQLLLLSGANVNAKDTLWLTPLHRAAASRNEKVLGLLLAHSADVNARDKLWQTPLHVAAANRATKCAEALAPLLSSLNVADRSGRSALHHAVHSGHLEMVNLLLNKGASLNVCDKKERQPLHWAAFLGHLEVLKLLVARGADPSCKDRKGYGLLHTAAANGQIDVVKHLLRLGAEIDEPNAYGNTALHIACYLGQDAVANELVNAGANVNQPNDKGFTPLHVAAVSTNGALCLELLVNNGADVNFQSKEGKSPLHMAAIHGRFTRSQILIQNGSEIDCADKYGNTPLHVAARYGHELLISTLMTNGADTARRGIHDMFPLHLAVLFGFSDCCRKLLSSGQLYSIVSSLSNEHVLSAGFDINTPDNLGRTCLHAAASGGNVECLNLLLSSGADLRRRDKFGRTPLHYAAANGSYQCAVTLVTAGAGINEADCKGCSPLHYAAASDTYRRAEPHAASSHDPEEDEPLKASRRKEAFFCLEFLLDNGADPSLRDRQGYTAVHYAAAYGNRQNLELLLEMSFNCLEDVENTIPVSPLHLAAYNGHCEALKTLAETLVNLDVRDHKGRTALFLATERGSTECVEVLTAHGASALVKERKRKWTPLHAAAASGHTDSLHLLIDSGERADITDVMDAHGQTPLMLAIMNGHVDCVHLLLEKGSTADAADRRGRTALHRGAVTGCEDCLAALLDHDAFVLCRDFKGRTPIHLASACGHTAVLRTLLQAALSTDPLDAVVDYSGYSPMHWASYTGHEDCLELLLEHSPFSYLEGNPFTPLHCAVINNQDSTTEMLLGALGAKIVNSRDAKGRTPLHAAAFADNVSGLQMLLRHQAEVDATDQAGRTALMTAAENGQTAAVEFLLYQAKADLTVLDGNKNTALHLACSKGHEKCALLILAETQDLGLINATNSALQMPLHIAARNGLASVVQALLSRGATVLAVDEEGHTPALACAPNKDVADCLALILSTMKPFPPKDAVSPFSFSLLKNCGIAAAKTVGGCGALPHGASCPYSQERHGAIGLDGCYSE; via the exons ATGGGGATCCTGAGCATCACGGACCAG CCGCCCCTGGTCCAAGCCATCTTTAGCCGGGATGTGGAGGAAGTGCGCTCCCTCCTCTCGCAGAAGGAGAACATCAACGTGCTG GACCAAGAGAGAAGAACCCCTCTGCATGCTGCTGCATATGTAGGAGATGTCCCCATCCTCCAGTTGCTACTGCTGTCAG GTGCTAATGTCAATGCTAAGGACACTCTGTGGCTGACTCCCCTACATCGTGCTGCTGCCTCTAGGAATGAG AAAGTACTGGGGCTGCTCCTAGCACATTCCGCAGATGTGAATGCTCGGGACAAGCTATGGCAGACACCATTGCATGTGGCTGCTGCCAACCGGGCCACCAAATGTGCTGAAGCCTTGGCCCCGCTGCTGAGCAGCCTCAACGTGGCCGATCGAAGCGGGCGCAGTGCCTTGCACCATGCCGTGCACAGTGGGCACCTGGAG ATGGTGAACCTGCTTCTGAACAAGGGGGCCAGTCTGAATGTCTGTGACAAAAAGGAGCGGCAGCCACTACACTGGGCAGCCTTTTTAG GGCATTTGGAGGTTCTGAAGTTGTTGGTGGCTCGGGGTGCAGATCCTAGTTGCAAGGACCGAAAGGGCTATGGGCTGCTCCACACAGCTGCTGCCAATGGCCAGATTGATGTGGTCAAGCACCTGCTGCGTCTCGGGGCTGAG ATCGATGAACCCAATGCTTATGGGAACACAGCTTTGCACATCGCTTGCTACCTGGGCCAGGATGCTGTGGCCAATGAGCTGGTGAACGCAGGCGCTAACGTCAACCAGCCCAATGACAAGGGATTTACTCCATTACATGTGGCTGCAGTCTCCACTAATGGTGCACTCTGCTTGGAACTATTGGTCAATAATGGGGCAGATGTCAATTTCCAG AGTAAGGAGGGAAAGAGTCCCCTGCATATGGCTGCCATCCATGGGCGTTTCACTCGATCTCAGATCCTCATACAGAATG GTAGTGAGATTGACTGTGCTGACAAATATGGGAATACGCCGTTGCACGTGGCTGCCCGCTATGGACATGAGCTGCTCATCAGTACCCTTATGACCAATGGTGCTGATACTGCCCG GCGAGGCATCCATGACATGTTCCCCCTGCACTTAGCTGTTCTCTTTGGATTCTCAGACTGTTGCCGTAAGCTTCTCTCCTCAG GTCAGCTATACAGCATTGTGTCTTCTCTCAGCAATGAACATGTTCTCTCTGCTGGTTTTGATATCAACACACCTGATAACCTTGGCCGAACCTGTCTCCATGCTGCTGCTTCTGGAGG GAATGTTGAATGTCTTAATTTGCTGTTGAGCAGTGGAGCTGACTTGAGAAGGAGAGACAAGTTTGGAAG GACCCCATTGCACTATGCAGCCGCCAATGGCAGCTACCAGTGTGCTGTGACGCTGGTGACTGCTGGAGCGGGCATCAATGAGGCTGACTGTAAAGGCTGCTCCCCTCTGCACTATGCTGCCGCTTCCGACACCTACCGGAG AGCGGAACCGCATGCGGCCTCCAGCCACGACCCTGAAGAGGACGAGCCACTGAAGGCATCCCGGAGGAAGGAGGCCTTCTT CTGTCTGGAGTTTTTACTGGATAACGGTGCAGACCCCTCCCTGCGGGACAGGCAGGGTTACACAGCCGTGCACTATGCAGCCGCCTATGGCAACAGACAGAACCTTGAGCTG CTCCTAGAAATGTCTTTTAACTGCCTGGAAGATGTGGAGAACACCATTCCAGTCAGCCCTTTGCACTTAGCT GCCTATAATGGTCACTGTGAAGCACTGAAGACACTGGCAGAGACGCTGGTGAACCTGGACGTGAGGGACCACAAAGGCCGGACTGCACTGTTCTTGGCCACAGAACGGGGCTCCACTGAGTGTGTGGAGGTGCTCACGGCCCATGGAGCCTCTGCCCTGGTCAAGGAGCGAAAGCGGAAGTGGACACCCCTCCATGCTGCCG CTGCTTCTGGTCACACAGACTCCTTGCATCTGCTGATTGACAGTGGAGAGCGAGCTGATATCACTGATGTCATGGATGCCCACGGACA GACCCCACTAATGTTAGCCATCATGAATGGCCATGTAGATTGTGTGCATCTCCTGCTGGAAAAAGGATCAACAGCTGATGCAGCTGATCGCCGGGGTCGAACTGCCTTGCACCGTGGG GCGGTGACTGGCTGTGAGGACTGCCTGGCTGCCCTTCTGGACCATGACGCCTTTGTACTATGCCGAGATTTTAAGGGCAGGACACCTATCCATCTGGCCTCAGCCTGTGGCCACACAGCTGTCTTGAGGACCTTGTTGCAGGCTGCCCTTTCCACAGATCCCTTGGATGCAGTAGTGGACTACAGTGGCTACTCTCCCATGCACTGGGCCTCCTACACTG GACATGAAGATTGTCTGGAGTTGTTACTTGAACACAGCCCGTTCTCATACTTGGAAGGAAACCCTTTCACTCCTTTGCACTGTGCAGT aaTTAACAACCAGGACAGCACCACAGAGATGCTCCTGGGAGCACTGGGTGCCAAGATTGTGAATAGCCGAGATGCCAAAGGACG GACCCCCCTTCATGCTGCTGCCTTCGCAGACAATGTCTCTGGGCTCCAGATGCTACTGAGGCACCAAGCTGAGGTGGACGCCACTGACCAGGCTGGCAGAACGGCTCTCATGACAGCAGCCGAGAATGGGCAAACCGCTGCTGTCG AGTTTCTGTTATATCAAGCAAAAGCAGACCTTACTGTGCTGGATGGGAATAAGAACACTGCCCTGCACTTGGCATGCAGCAAG GGCCACGAGAAATGTGCCCTGTTAATCCTGGCGGAAACTCAAGACCTTGGCCTTATCAACGCCACCAACAGTGCACTGCAGAT GCCACTCCACATCGCTGCCCGAAATGGCCTGGCTTCTGTGGTGCAGGCGCTGCTCAGTCGTGGGGCCACAGTGCTGGCTGTAGATGAAGAAG GTCACACTCCAGCCCTGGCCTGTGCGCCCAACAAAGATGTGGCAGACTGTCTGGCCTTGATCCTCTCCACCATGAAGCCTTTCCCACCCAAGGACGCCGTCAGCCCCTTCAGCTTCAGCCTGCTCAAGAACTGTGGCATCGCTGCTGCCAAGACAGTGGGTGGCTGTGGTGCCCTACCCCATGGGGCTTCCTGCCCCTACAGCCAGGAACGGCATGGCGCCATCGGGTTAGACGGCTGCTACTCAGAGTAG